In Serratia marcescens subsp. marcescens ATCC 13880, a single genomic region encodes these proteins:
- the tusE gene encoding sulfurtransferase TusE, with product MLEFEGQVIDTDAQGYLKNSADWHEGLAPLLAAQEEIVLTEAHWEVVRFVRDFYQEFNTSPAIRMLVKAIAQKYGEEKGNSRYLYRLFPKGPAKQATKIAGLPKPVKCI from the coding sequence ATGTTGGAGTTTGAAGGTCAGGTTATCGACACTGACGCGCAGGGCTATCTGAAAAACAGCGCCGACTGGCATGAGGGCCTGGCGCCGCTGCTGGCCGCGCAGGAAGAGATCGTGCTCACCGAAGCACACTGGGAAGTGGTGCGCTTCGTGCGCGACTTCTATCAGGAATTCAATACTTCGCCGGCTATTCGCATGCTGGTCAAAGCCATAGCGCAGAAATACGGCGAAGAAAAAGGCAACAGCCGCTATCTGTATCGCCTGTTTCCGAAAGGGCCGGCCAAACAAGCCACCAAAATCGCCGGCTTGCCGAAACCGGTGAAATGCATCTGA
- the rlmI gene encoding 23S rRNA (cytosine(1962)-C(5))-methyltransferase RlmI, whose translation MTVRLFLAKGREKSLLRRHPWVFSGAVQRVEGKALSGETIDILDSQGKWLARGAYSPESQIRARVWTFQQDEEINIDFFIRRLQQAQSWRDWVAQRDGLDGYRLIAGESDGLPGITIDRFQNFLVLQLLSAGAEYQRPALLSALQHCYPECSIYDRSDVAVRKKEGLPLAQGPVLGDLPPELLPITEHGMKLLVDIQQGHKTGFYLDQRDSRLAARNYSAGRRVLNCFSYTGAFAVSALMGGCEQVISVDTSQAALDIAKQNVELNKLDLSKAEFVRDDVFQLLRNYRAQGEKFDLIIMDPPKFVENKNQLASACRGYKDINMLALQLLNPGGILLSFSCSGLMPTDLFQKILADAAVDAGRDVQFIEQFRQAADHPVIATYPEGLYLKGFACRVM comes from the coding sequence ATGACCGTACGCCTGTTTCTCGCCAAAGGACGTGAAAAGTCCTTACTCCGTCGCCACCCTTGGGTGTTCTCCGGCGCCGTTCAACGCGTTGAGGGTAAAGCCCTCTCCGGTGAAACCATCGATATCCTCGACAGCCAGGGCAAGTGGCTGGCGCGCGGCGCCTATTCGCCCGAGTCGCAGATCCGCGCACGCGTCTGGACTTTCCAACAGGATGAAGAGATTAACATCGATTTCTTCATTCGCCGCCTGCAGCAAGCGCAAAGCTGGCGTGATTGGGTCGCGCAGCGTGACGGTCTGGACGGATACCGCCTGATCGCCGGCGAGTCCGACGGCCTGCCGGGCATCACTATCGATCGCTTCCAGAATTTCCTGGTGCTGCAGCTGCTGTCCGCCGGTGCCGAATACCAGCGCCCGGCCCTGCTTTCCGCCCTGCAGCATTGCTACCCGGAATGTTCGATTTACGATCGCTCCGACGTTGCGGTGCGTAAAAAAGAAGGCCTGCCGCTGGCGCAGGGCCCGGTGCTGGGCGATCTGCCGCCGGAACTGCTGCCTATTACCGAGCACGGCATGAAGCTGCTGGTGGACATTCAGCAAGGGCACAAGACCGGTTTCTACCTCGACCAGCGCGACAGTCGCCTGGCGGCGCGGAACTACTCTGCCGGCCGCCGGGTGCTGAACTGCTTCTCCTACACCGGCGCCTTCGCCGTTTCCGCTCTGATGGGCGGCTGCGAGCAAGTGATCAGCGTGGATACCTCACAGGCGGCGCTGGACATCGCAAAACAGAATGTCGAGCTCAACAAGCTGGACCTGAGCAAGGCGGAGTTCGTCCGCGATGACGTGTTCCAACTGCTGCGCAACTACCGCGCTCAAGGCGAAAAATTCGATCTGATCATCATGGATCCGCCTAAGTTCGTCGAGAACAAGAATCAGTTGGCCAGCGCCTGCCGCGGCTACAAAGACATCAACATGCTGGCGCTGCAGTTGCTGAATCCAGGCGGCATTCTGCTCAGCTTCTCCTGCTCCGGCCTGATGCCGACCGACCTGTTCCAGAAAATTTTGGCCGATGCCGCTGTAGATGCCGGACGTGATGTACAATTTATAGAGCAGTTCCGCCAGGCTGCCGATCACCCGGTGATCGCCACGTATCCTGAGGGGCTGTATCTGAAAGGCTTCGCTTGTCGGGTGATGTAA
- the yccX gene encoding acylphosphatase, which translates to MTQVCIAAYVYGVVQGVGFRYSTQRQAEALGVTGYARNLDDGSVQVVACGTQAQVDKLVEWLKQGGPRSARVERVLVEPQGVADYAEFGIRY; encoded by the coding sequence ATGACACAAGTTTGCATTGCTGCGTATGTGTATGGCGTGGTGCAGGGGGTAGGGTTCCGCTATTCCACTCAGCGGCAGGCCGAGGCGTTGGGGGTGACCGGCTATGCGCGCAATCTCGATGACGGCAGCGTTCAGGTGGTGGCCTGCGGCACACAGGCGCAGGTGGATAAGCTGGTGGAGTGGTTGAAACAGGGCGGCCCGCGCAGCGCGCGCGTCGAACGCGTGCTGGTGGAGCCGCAGGGGGTGGCCGATTACGCCGAGTTTGGCATTCGCTACTGA